Within the Ficedula albicollis isolate OC2 chromosome 26, FicAlb1.5, whole genome shotgun sequence genome, the region GTTTCTGCCCACcaaattccagaattcctgttGCTACTCAGTACCAGCAGATCCCCAGCTTTGACACAGGAGGTTTCTGCCCACcaaattccagaattcctgttGCTACTCAGTACCAGCAGATCCCATACTTTGACACGGGGTTTCTGCTCAcccaattcccaaatccctgttgTTGCTCAGTATCAGCAGATCCCTGACTTCGACACAGAAGGTTTCTGCTCACCGAATTCCCAAGTCCTTGTTGCTGTTCAGTATCCAGTCCAGGGCAGCTTTAAACTTCTGTGTGGAACTGCCAGTTATGTTCTGTGCAAAGGAAGCCATAAGAAGATTAGCCCTCCATTCATTTCAAATACTGACCAACATGATTTCATTACAGCAGTGGGAAAATTCACTCCACAGGGGCTGTCCCCAGGTTAATTCTTATCAGGATTCTGCAAACTGGAGGGAGGAGAACTAAGCCTGAAGGTCTGCCTGGCCTAAAGTCTTCTGACTGGGGAGATGATGCATGAAGAACTCTGTGAAATAACACCATCCCAGACTGTTTGGGCTAACCACTAAATACAACATAATCTTACTGACAGGTTAccaggaaagaaatggaatgCTGGATCAGAGCAGTCTGTCTCCTGAcactctgcagcagagaaaaatccttCTTCTGCCCAGCCCTCAATCCAGGGAAATTTCTGGTTGCACAAGACTGATGGCTCCAGTGAAACAACAAACCATTAAGATTTACAGGGGGTGAATCAgagatggaggagaaaatgATTTTCAGAAGAACTGCTGAGAACAGGACTGGCCAAAGGGGAAGCGAGAGATAGGGGAGGGAATCAAAGCAGGATGAGGAAGCAAAATGGATGGTGAATTGTTTTAGTGTCTCTTATTTATTGCCTTATAAGAGACTAAGCACTGGGTTATAAcaaagctgctcagagcccactCACCAGCACGTGATCCTTCGCCTCACTAACCCAGATGCATTTGCTTTTTAGGTTCTCAGGGTTTCCACATTCAAAATTACCTGGGAAGAAAagtcaaacagaaaaattatgtttgtAAAAAAGCCCTTGAACAGTTTAGAACCAGGCTCTGAATGTACACCAAGAAATGCTCTCCTTTCCAATcaaccccagccctgagcaaaATTATTCCAGGGTGAGATTTATATTGCAGGCAGATCAGATTATGACTATTAATAAAATGCTCAGCCACTGCATGGAGGTTGGATAAAGGCAATCAAACCTCtcacttcagagctgctgctgctggataaGGGCAATCAAAGCTGAcacttcagagctgctgaacaCACAATGAGGGGGAAAAGTATTGCTCCTGCCCCTTGCAGAGCATGGAACCACAGCTGCCACCAGGTATCAGGTGTGGAGCTAATGATCAGTGTTCAAAATGCCTCCAAGGAGCTgaaatcacagctctgcctctaaCCCAGGCAGAGAAATGCTGGCAAGGCACTACATCCTCTAAATCTTGCCTCACCAAGTTGACTAAACAAATGTGCTAAGTAAATCTGGTGGAAATCTGAAGTCAGATTTGAAAAGATTTACGAATTCTGTGCAGCTTCAGTATCCAAAGGCTTCAGCCTTGAggtctgaaatgcagaaaatggaaCTGAAACCCTTTTACTGATCAGCACTGCTGTGAATCTTGCTGAACAAGTCCCTGCTCAGACAGTGGATTGCTAGCAGCATATTCCACCCAAAAAACCAGTATGGGCTGGATTTATTCCTGGAGTAGGGACTGTGCTGGGTCAGCTCCTCATCTTCGAGAGCCTGTCCCACTCTGTggtgaggaaaaggagaggcaCTCACACATCTGCCACcacatttcagcagaaattacaATTTCTTAGGTCACTTCATGTGTAGGAACACATCAGTTTACACTCCTGGCTCTATCTTGAAGACAATTTCAAGCTGTTGGTAGAAAAGAATAACAAACCCAACCAATCCTACCTGAAACTCCCAACACTTCAAGTACAAACAAGGCCCACTAACCCAGGTAGGGTAACAGGACTGCATTAGCCAAGCAGcactcagaataaaaataaacttatcTTCCCTTGTTCTCCTATTCCCTGGAACTGCTTGTTCCACAAACCCCTCCAGGGTGGGAcagaagggagcaggggctgggagaggcagctcctgcaggtcagcagggctggggggtgcTGGCACTCACCTGCCTGCACAGACAGGTAATTGTAGAGCTCGTGCAGCACAGCCATGGTCACGTCCTTGTGCTTGGCCTGGCAGAactgcagggcacagacagggacacactCAGCATGGGcacatggggacagtgggagtgCAGCCCCAGacacccacagcaccaccagctCCAACCAAATCTCCTGAGCAGAGAACATCCCACACACAAGTGACCCCGAGCATCTTCTGAAGTCACTGCCCAGAGGAACTGGgtgagttttaaggtcccttcccacccaaaccagtttgggattctgggattctatgaagTGCCACCaacccccagcccaggctgcagcaccagcctcaGACCCATCACAGATGGATGCATCACCTCCAGaacctcccagcacagcagaaccCAGAATCCAACAGGAAACCTGTTCCCTCCTCCTCATGGAAtttttgggctggaagggacctttaaagcCCACCCAGCTCTACCCctgacaccttcccctgtcccaggctgctccaagccctgtccaacccgGCCCTGggcaattccagggatggggcagccacagcttccctgggaattccatcccagccctccccacacTCACAGAGAAGGAATTATTCCAAATATCCCATCCAAACCAGCacatggaatcctggaatggtttgggttcaTCCAAtcccacgggcagggacacatcccattatcccaggcTGCATTTTATCCACATTCAACCCAGCCTTGggaacttccagggatggggcagccccagcttttccaaaaatccatcctgacaggcagcagggctgtgcaggcacTCCACAGTGGAGCTCAGGGAATTAGTTGGATTACATCTCATACTGTTAAAGCTGAAAACAGCTTTATTGCAAACCAATACCACTGCTGTACaactgttaaaaagaaattgattCACATAATTgggaatttaaatttttatcttttagaGTCTTATACACACTCCTAACTTAATCTGGCCCATTAATTCCAACTCATCAAGTCccaatttttctgtaaaacGATAGAATTAATCATTTTACAGTGATACTGTTATGGGTGGAATTGAATACCTGGAATAATCACTGTTCTGTGAGAGCTCACAAGATTgaggataaataaataaatgcttacATCATCCGTGCTTTTGTCACAATCCACAGGCAAGAGATTAACTAGGAAAGAGAAGAGGGTGAGTTAGCTGGCTGCAAACAAGAGCTTTgatcaagaaaataattatctttttaaaagcaggctCAACTTAAAGCCTGGTTCTGCTGTTGTTCATCTCCCCCGGCAGCACCTTGAGATGCAAACAgcccctccaggagctgctctgggagcagccctgaggaaaaACACACCAAGGATGGAGCTGATCAATGTCCCCAGCTGGGGAGTGAAAACTgtttcagcagctcctgtttgaGGAGAAGCTTCAGGCTGATCTTTACACTCCAGTGCTGCCCCAGGTCACCTGAAatatcccagcacagccagggagggaaATGAACCCTCCTGGAGAGGCGAGTGCAGGGCTTGAACAgcccctgcagcacatcccagggccctgtgctgccccagggcaACATTCCTGCCTCCAGAACTCCTGTCACAGCTGAGCAGGACAACCCAGTGACGATGGGCAGCTTTATCCTGGCTTTGGGAatgcagcagcttccccagcccACACCAAAGACACGGTGTGCccaggctcaggagcagcacctTCCCAAAACAGCCCCCAAACCCTTCTTTGTTCAGCTCAAAGCCTGAAATATCCCCATTTCCAACTGTTCCAGCTGGGGaactctgctttaaaaaacaactgCTGGGGAAACCCCTTTTCATTTCTCACTAAAAAAAACCTGCCACACCTTAAGTGCTGAATTGATCTGCTGCACTTCCCCCTTGGACTGAATAAAGGCTGGGAAGGGCCGTGCTGGCAGAGGGAACATCAAAAACACATCCCAGGTAGTACACAGACATCGTGTCACACCATAAAATCCATCCTTGGCCCAGCAGGAATGGCACTCCACATAAACCCCGTGGTTCTGAGGGACTGAAGGCCAAACTCGTTTGGAAAAAGCAAACTTTTGATTTGCCTTGACTAACAAGGTTTCCCGTAGAAAAGGGGAGATGGGAAGAGGGACAGAAACAGAGATGTCAGGTAATGGCAGTGAGGATGATAAATGTGAAAGGGAAAGCAGGACAACAGGTGAGGAATGAAGtttaaatgagaattaaacCAGTGCACGTACATCTCTCCTCTGTCCCGTCCAGCCAGCCTGACCCAACCATCTTCACCATCAGGATGCCCAGAAAAATCAGGAGCAGCACGAGGCTGGCGAGGCACAGGAACTGGGACAGGTAATACTCCAaacctttcctccttccctcctgctgctgcctgggcgCCGAGCGCAGCAGGGCCGAGCGCGGGGTCACTCCCTGGCCCCCATCGCTGGCCGCTCGCCACGGGAAGCGCCGGATCAGCCCCCCAGCCCGGCTGCCcgcctcctgctctgcctccctcccaaTGCTGGTagccagctcctccttccctctcctgaaAAAGCTGCTGAACCGCCCCGGGGCCGCTGAGGAGCCCCACTGGGTGCTGGGGGTCACCTCGCTCTCCCGTCTCCACCAGGTGCTGGAGGAGGGTCCCTTCCTCTCTGCCGCTGCGCCCCGGGAGCTCTGCGCCCCAATTCCCCCTCCCGATGTCCCCCAGTGGCTCCTGGGCTTCTCCTCGCTGGGGAGGGGTTTGGAGGCTGCCGAGGAGCCCCAGTAGGGTGTGGAGctcagcccccccagcccaTCCAACCCCGAGGCAGCGCGGCTGCCGagccccccgccccccccccccgaggcaGCGCGGCTGCCGAGCCCCCCGCTCCTCTCTGCTGAGGGGCTCCACTGCGATGTGGAGTTTGAGCCCCGAAACCTGTCCAGGGTCGGTCTCAGGCCACTGCTGAGCCCCCCGCTCCTCTCTGAGGCGCCCCACTGTAGTGAGGAGCCCCGAAAGCCATCCAGGGtggcccccagcccctggctgaTGCCCCGGCCGTGCTCTGGAACGTCTCTGGACGTGTCCCAGCGGGACGCAGAGCTCAGCTCCCCGGCCCTGTCCGCCCCCAGGCCCCCGCTCCTCTCTATGGACGTGTCCCACTGCGAGGGGGAGCTGAACCCCCCGTGCCCAGCCAGGGACGCTCCCAGCCCACCGCCCCCTCTCTCCACAGTCGTCCCCCACTGCTCGGAAGGGCTCAGCCTCCCGAAGCTGTCCCGGGACAGTCCGCCCTCAGCCCTGAGGCCTCCGCCGCGGCCCGGCGGGGATCCCCGCGGGTCCCCCCAGGCCTGCCCGCCGCTCTCTCCCGACGGCCCCCAGCGGGACGCGGGCGGCCGccccactcccccccccccccccccccccccccccccccccccccccccccccccccccccccccccccccccccccccccccccccccccccccccccccccccccccccccccccccccccccccccccccccccccccccccccccccccccccccccccccccccccccccccccccccccccccccccccccccccccccccccccccccccccccccccccccccccccccccccccccccccccccccccccccccccccccccccccccccccccccccccccccccccccccccccccccccccccccccccccccccccccccccccccccccccccccccccccccccccccccccccccccccccccccccccccccccccccccccccccccccccccccccccccccccccccccccccccccccccccccccccccccccccccccccccccccccccccccccccccccccccccccccccccccccccccccccccccccccccccccccccccccccccccccccccccccccccccccccccccccccccccccccccccccccccccccccccccccccccccccccccccccccccccccccccccccccccgccccgcgcGCCCCTTGCGCCGCCATGTTGGGGAGGGCACGGGGTGTGGGGAAAGGGCGCGGGGCGGGCGCCATGTTGAGAAGGTCAGGGACGGTGTGGGCTCCCGCCGTGGCCTGAGGaagcggccccccccccccccccccccccccccccccccccccccccccccccccccccccccgccgtgcCCTGAGGAAGCGGCAGCGCTGCTCCCTCAGGACCGCGGAAAAGGGGGAGAAACGGGgaaagcaaaaggcagaaaCTGCCTCATCTGCGGCATCTGAGCCGGTCTCGATGATGGGTTGCCCCCATCATTGTGCGGGgatgctcctggagcagctcccgcCTCACTCACCCCGATGTTCTGACACTTTTAGGGCCATTCTCCCAAGAAAAGTCCCTTTCCCACCCACCTGCCACCCCCACACGCATTTCCGTCATCGCTGCTCGattgctgagctctgccagaaCCTCAGGCAGGACCAGGATCCAGATCCATTAAATATTTCCCGAGAAGGGGGGTCCCTCCACCCCCCACACCTAAAACAGCAAACCCAAGCAGTGACTTGTAAATTTATTTTGGCACGGCTGTGATGAACAGTAATTGCTTTTTCCTGCCGCCGCCGCTAAAGAAAGCGATGAAAGCGGCTGAAATACGGTGGTGTAATGTCGGAATTTAATTAAAGGTAATGGAACAGCGGTGCTGAAGGCGCTGAGGGCTGGTGTGTGCTGCGGGTTGGGTGATGGATGTGTGACACGGGGTGATGGATGTGTGACACTGCGGTGAGGGATGTGTGACACGGGGTGCTGGATGTGTGACACTGCGGTGAGGGACACGACGTGGTCCCTCGGGAATGGCAcctgtggggagagggaggctCCGGAGGCTGAAAGAATTGAGCTGTGCCTTCCCAACATAAATCACGGAATCCCAGAGTCAAAGAGGGTGGAAAATCCCTCCAACGCCATCGAGTCCAGCCTGTGACCGATGCCCACttgagtgccatgtccagtcttCCCTGGACacctcagggatggggactccaaacccCTCTGAGCAGCCCCTTGCAATATTTAACAACCTTtcccatggagaaattcctcctgatgtctAACCTGATAtatcctcttgtcctgtcactaatCCTTCTTTCAGGAGCCTTCTTCCTTAGCAAGTCCCCAAAGCTCACCTCACTTTTCCCAATTTATCCCAGAAAGCAGCAACAAGATGCTGAGATTTGTTTGTCAGGTTGGCAGCAGCAAATACATCCTCAGCAGAGGCCAGGGAGCCCATTAAAAGAGCAAGCTCAGTGTGCTGGGAAGTGTGAACGCGCTAAGCTGAGCCTCCTCTGTGCTCCACTGCCAGCTCATGATGTGGAGAGGGGtctaatgtaaataaaaaattccaatttGCTCCTCTCACACAGATCCTGTGAGCTCACAGCTCTCACTTTGCAGAAGCTCTGCCTGGACATGCAGATACGTGCTGGCTGAGCTGATGCAAGCCTGGGAATTATATGAACACACCTTGTTctggagaaaacagcaaaaaaagcccaaactcATCCTTTCAACCTGTGATTCTGTCCATCAGGGGAATTACCCCAGGCCCAGCAGCCTCATTGCACAATGTTTGGAGGGGAGGACATGAGATTGATGTTGGACAACTGGAGGATGGGGGGAAAGCTGTGATTCCTCCTCAGGAGGAGCTTGGCAGCACTAAAGCTCAGCAGGATCAGGTTATTCTGTTCTTTGTGGAGAGAAATGCACGacccctttcccttcctccccgTGGGAGaatccctgccttccctggaagggaaagcagcaggaacaggcatGTCAGACCCTCTATCCCCACAGGCAATCTTcattcccatcccctgcccacAGTGCCAATGCTGAATTCGACAGtggattttctatttttgcagCCCCTTCATCATCCTGGTGGCTCTGGGAGCACCGAGCGGTGCCGAGGCTGCAGATGGGCTCGGCAAAAAGCGCTTTTTGGCTGGAAACA harbors:
- the LEMD2 gene encoding LEM domain-containing protein 2 gives rise to the protein MTEMRVGVAESGGQAWGDPRGSPPGRGGGLRAEGGLSRDSFGRLSPSEQWGTTVERGGGGLGASLAGHGGFSSPSQWDTSIERSGGLGADRAGELSSASRWDTSRDVPEHGRGISQGLGATLDGFRGSSLQWGASERSGGLSSGLRPTLDRFRGSNSTSQWSPSAERSGGLGSRAASGGGGGGLGSRAASGLDGLGGLSSTPYWGSSAASKPLPSEEKPRSHWGTSGGGIGAQSSRGAAAERKGPSSSTWWRRESEVTPSTQWGSSAAPGRFSSFFRRGKEELATSIGREAEQEAGSRAGGLIRRFPWRAASDGGQGVTPRSALLRSAPRQQQEGRRKGLEYYLSQFLCLASLVLLLIFLGILMVKMVGSGWLDGTEERFNLLPVDCDKSTDDFCQAKHKDVTMAVLHELYNYLSVQAGNFECGNPENLKSKCIWVSEAKDHVLNITGSSTQKFKAALDWILNSNKDLGIRLKGRDMSEPVSSVEEVFCLESAHPQMGLGCRFRRAVVTAITNVFLFFWGLITLWGILLYLRYRWRKMEEEEQAMYDMVKKIIAVVQDHYKEWERNLERYPYVGIFHVRDSLIPPQRRKKMKRVWERAVDFLASNESRIQTESHRVAGEDMLVWRWTQPSYLSDSEH